Proteins encoded in a region of the Spiroplasma endosymbiont of Amphimallon solstitiale genome:
- the rplC gene encoding 50S ribosomal protein L3, translating into MKGILGKKLGMSQVFLNNGQLVPVTIIEVQPNVVSQVKTNVKDKYSSLQLATFDLRVTLSNKPTIGHFKKADSQPKRFVKEIRNMNGFNHKDLINVADVFTAGEFVDVQGTSKGKGFTGRIKRHNQSRGPMGHGSGLHRQMGSTGSINANRVFKSQPMPGQMGNVKRSVANLEVIKVDKENNYLLVKGSVPGPKQGFLVIKQAVKKPILKTPVSLVVRNQNTTTEVTDGQ; encoded by the coding sequence ATGAAAGGAATCTTAGGTAAGAAACTAGGAATGTCACAAGTTTTCTTAAACAACGGACAACTAGTTCCAGTAACAATTATCGAAGTACAACCAAATGTAGTAAGTCAAGTTAAAACAAATGTAAAAGACAAATATAGTAGTTTACAACTTGCAACGTTCGATCTTCGCGTTACTTTATCAAACAAACCAACAATCGGACACTTTAAAAAAGCCGACAGTCAACCTAAGCGCTTCGTGAAAGAAATTCGTAACATGAACGGATTTAATCATAAAGATCTTATTAATGTTGCTGACGTATTCACAGCAGGTGAATTCGTTGATGTCCAAGGAACTTCTAAAGGTAAAGGATTTACAGGACGCATTAAACGTCATAATCAATCACGTGGTCCAATGGGTCATGGATCAGGTTTACATCGTCAAATGGGTTCAACAGGTTCTATTAATGCTAACCGTGTGTTTAAATCACAACCAATGCCAGGGCAAATGGGAAATGTTAAACGTAGTGTTGCTAACTTAGAAGTTATTAAAGTAGATAAAGAAAATAATTATCTTTTAGTAAAAGGTTCAGTTCCAGGACCAAAACAAGGCTTTCTTGTTATTAAACAAGCAGTTAAAAAACCAATTCTCAAAACCCCAGTATCATTAGTTGTTAGAAATCAAAATACTACAACCGAAGTTACTGATGGTCAATAA
- the rplD gene encoding 50S ribosomal protein L4: MKINVVNNAGTKVSELTLNEKIWGIEPHKQAQFDSLLSYNATKRQGTHAVKSRAEVAGGGRKPWKQKGTGNARQGSIRSPQWKGGGIVFGPNTDRNYLIGLPKKVRRLAIKSALAAKFQNKNIVVIDELNFEKPSTKIMLETLKVLELANNKTLIVSGISNKETVIKSGRNLPRTTTIAANSINIYDLLNAKKVLFTTEAIKIVEEALI; encoded by the coding sequence ATGAAAATTAATGTTGTTAACAACGCTGGAACAAAAGTTAGCGAATTAACTTTAAACGAAAAAATTTGAGGAATTGAACCCCACAAGCAAGCGCAGTTTGATAGTTTATTAAGTTATAATGCTACAAAACGTCAAGGAACACACGCTGTTAAAAGTCGTGCTGAAGTTGCTGGCGGTGGTAGAAAACCATGAAAACAAAAAGGAACAGGGAATGCGCGTCAAGGCTCAATTCGTTCACCACAATGAAAAGGTGGGGGGATTGTTTTTGGACCAAATACTGATCGTAATTATTTAATTGGATTACCAAAAAAAGTAAGAAGATTGGCAATAAAATCAGCATTGGCTGCCAAATTCCAAAATAAAAACATAGTTGTAATTGATGAATTAAACTTTGAAAAACCTTCAACTAAAATTATGTTAGAAACTTTAAAAGTTTTAGAATTAGCAAACAATAAAACACTAATTGTTTCAGGAATAAGCAATAAAGAAACAGTTATTAAATCAGGTCGCAATTTACCTAGAACAACAACAATCGCTGCTAATAGTATTAATATTTACGATTTATTAAATGCTAAAAAAGTATTGTTTACTACTGAGGCAATTAAAATCGTTGAGGAGGCTTTAATTTAA
- a CDS encoding IS30 family transposase, protein MYKYLTIESIIAIKEYKSYGFSIRKIAKAIDYSKSTVHRVCRLLNQNLLPLEILNKIQKNKQNAGRKLIILTLIEINTINHLLITKNYALDIIANFLKENKIKSISTKTLYNMFKTNRMGFDENNLLRKGKNKPHKQKETRGRINNCKSIHERNLIIPNIKNIEEFGHLEGDTIIGKDHKSSIITLADIWSKTTIPLATKNNKSENITKSIIKFISKLQKGTVKTITFDRGKEFSKWKLIEKNCNVKIYFADPGKPCQRGLNENNNGILRRYLPKSTDLSSYKQKDLNTIAFQINSTPRKSLSYKRPIDLIQLF, encoded by the coding sequence ATGTATAAGTATCTGACTATTGAATCAATAATAGCAATAAAAGAATATAAAAGTTATGGATTTTCGATTCGTAAAATAGCAAAAGCCATTGATTATAGTAAATCAACTGTACATAGAGTTTGTAGATTATTAAATCAAAACTTATTACCATTAGAAATATTGAATAAAATTCAAAAAAATAAACAAAATGCAGGTAGAAAATTAATAATTTTAACTTTAATAGAAATTAATACTATTAATCATTTGTTAATTACTAAAAATTATGCTCTTGATATAATTGCTAATTTTTTAAAGGAAAATAAAATAAAAAGTATTTCAACAAAAACTTTATATAACATGTTTAAAACAAATCGAATGGGTTTTGATGAAAATAACTTATTGAGAAAAGGAAAAAATAAACCTCACAAACAAAAAGAAACTAGGGGCAGAATTAATAATTGTAAGTCTATTCATGAAAGAAATTTAATCATTCCTAATATTAAAAATATAGAAGAATTTGGTCATTTAGAGGGTGATACTATCATTGGTAAAGATCATAAAAGTTCTATTATTACTTTAGCTGATATATGATCAAAAACCACAATTCCTTTAGCAACTAAAAATAATAAATCAGAAAATATTACAAAAAGTATAATAAAATTTATTTCAAAGTTACAAAAAGGAACAGTTAAAACTATTACTTTTGATCGTGGTAAAGAATTTAGTAAATGAAAATTAATCGAAAAAAATTGTAATGTTAAGATTTATTTTGCAGATCCTGGTAAACCTTGTCAAAGAGGTTTAAATGAAAATAATAATGGTATTTTAAGAAGATATTTACCAAAATCTACAGATCTATCTTCATATAAACAAAAAGATTTAAATACTATAGCATTTCAAATTAATTCTACACCCAGAAAATCACTATCTTATAAAAGACCAATAGATTTAATACAATTATTTTAA
- the rplW gene encoding 50S ribosomal protein L23, with protein MHLSEVIVKPVLTEKTYKQMAEGIYTFTVNRKANKSHVKKAFEQIFEVKVADVNIINSKPKTKTVGRFVGKTSAVKKALIKLAPGEQLSLFSSEEQS; from the coding sequence ATGCATTTAAGTGAAGTTATAGTAAAACCAGTATTAACTGAGAAAACTTATAAACAAATGGCTGAAGGTATCTATACATTTACTGTTAACCGTAAAGCTAATAAAAGTCACGTTAAAAAAGCCTTTGAACAGATTTTTGAAGTTAAAGTAGCAGACGTTAATATTATTAATAGTAAACCAAAAACTAAAACTGTTGGTAGATTTGTTGGAAAAACATCGGCAGTAAAAAAAGCTCTTATTAAATTAGCTCCTGGTGAACAATTAAGTTTGTTTAGTTCTGAAGAACAAAGCTAA
- a CDS encoding ETX/MTX2 family pore-forming toxin, which produces MENIIKDINNTIIPKNGWVADGNYEIPISMKDLIQKEYDKYFTGKEGTLKPIKTVAKDENIVDSFQDIYTNSSNTEQIYQTQSQSKTITNTFSWKTLEKIGVKVKAEFKIPWVGKSDVETSAEFGSEQQGTKTTTDSETLTNPSQSFKLKSHSIGTVLYTIKQGTYHNEGKISYPVNLTDTISSSYYWSQTGQWSKSDYTIKDLIKLLVDNGYKEQLKIGSNTYSIISTDNPFNYVEKYGWPKIIHQFTLKILFLIKNLLKVTLFSVKIL; this is translated from the coding sequence ATGGAAAATATTATTAAAGATATTAATAATACAATTATTCCAAAAAATGGATGAGTAGCAGATGGTAATTATGAAATACCAATTTCCATGAAGGATTTGATTCAAAAAGAATATGATAAATATTTTACTGGTAAAGAAGGTACTTTAAAACCAATAAAGACTGTTGCTAAAGATGAAAATATAGTAGATTCTTTTCAAGACATTTATACTAATAGTTCTAATACCGAACAAATTTATCAAACTCAATCACAATCTAAAACTATTACTAATACTTTTTCTTGAAAAACATTAGAAAAAATTGGAGTTAAAGTTAAAGCTGAATTTAAAATTCCTTGAGTTGGTAAAAGTGATGTTGAAACCAGTGCTGAATTTGGTTCAGAGCAACAAGGAACTAAAACTACTACTGATAGTGAAACATTAACTAATCCAAGTCAATCATTTAAATTAAAATCACATTCAATAGGAACAGTTTTATATACTATTAAGCAAGGAACGTATCATAATGAAGGAAAAATTAGTTATCCAGTAAATTTAACTGATACTATTAGTTCTTCATATTATTGATCACAAACCGGTCAATGAAGTAAAAGTGACTATACTATTAAAGATTTGATTAAACTTTTAGTTGATAACGGTTATAAAGAACAACTTAAAATTGGTTCTAACACTTATTCAATTATTTCAACAGATAATCCTTTTAATTATGTAGAAAAGTATGGATGACCAAAAATTATTCATCAATTTACACTTAAAATATTATTTTTAATTAAAAATTTGTTAAAAGTAACATTATTTAGTGTAAAAATTCTCTAA
- a CDS encoding IS256 family transposase, with amino-acid sequence MAKKQNINNNDPISKAVDLLLENTEDLTTVFKEGGLYKELTKRLVEKMLNSEMQNYLGYEKNQHSNTENARNGTSSKKLITQQGKIEIDVPRDRNSDFTPVIVAKRQRRFDGFDQQVLSLYAKGMTLSDIRMQLQELYHGADISESVISQITDDVIDDVKAWQNRPLESVYPIVYFDCIVVKVRQDKRIINKSVYIALGVDLEGKKDVLGLWISENEGAKFWLANFTEMKNRGLNDILIACSDNLTGMSEAIQAVYPKTEHQLCIVHQIRNSLKYVSYKHRKTLVTDLKPIYSACSEEQAMQALESFESKWNKQYPQIAKSWYKNWENLMIFISYPAEIKRVIYTTNAIESVNSQLRKVIRNKKAFPNDMSVFKIFYLAIENITKKWTLPIQNWNTAIAHFMIKFEDRINLN; translated from the coding sequence ATGGCTAAAAAACAAAATATTAATAATAATGATCCAATATCAAAAGCAGTAGATTTATTATTAGAAAATACTGAAGATTTAACAACAGTTTTTAAAGAAGGGGGTTTATATAAAGAATTAACAAAACGTTTAGTTGAAAAAATGTTGAATTCTGAAATGCAAAATTATTTAGGATATGAAAAAAATCAACATAGTAATACTGAAAATGCTCGTAATGGTACAAGTTCAAAAAAATTAATAACTCAACAAGGTAAAATTGAGATTGATGTACCAAGAGATCGCAATAGTGATTTTACTCCTGTAATAGTTGCAAAAAGACAGCGAAGATTTGATGGTTTTGATCAACAAGTGCTTTCACTATATGCAAAAGGTATGACTCTATCTGACATTAGAATGCAGTTACAAGAGTTATATCATGGTGCTGATATTAGTGAAAGTGTTATTAGTCAAATTACTGATGATGTTATTGATGATGTCAAAGCATGACAAAATCGACCATTAGAAAGCGTTTATCCGATTGTTTATTTTGATTGTATAGTAGTTAAAGTTCGACAAGATAAACGGATTATTAATAAATCAGTTTATATAGCATTAGGAGTTGATTTAGAAGGTAAAAAAGATGTTTTAGGCTTATGAATTAGTGAAAATGAAGGTGCTAAATTTTGATTAGCTAATTTCACAGAAATGAAAAATCGAGGCTTAAATGATATTTTGATTGCTTGTAGTGATAATTTAACAGGCATGTCAGAAGCAATACAAGCAGTTTATCCTAAAACAGAACATCAATTATGCATTGTTCATCAAATTCGAAATAGTTTAAAATATGTTTCATACAAACATCGAAAAACTCTAGTTACAGATTTAAAACCAATTTATAGTGCATGTAGTGAAGAACAAGCAATGCAAGCTTTAGAATCATTTGAAAGTAAATGAAATAAACAATATCCCCAAATTGCTAAATCTTGATATAAAAATTGAGAAAATTTGATGATTTTTATTAGTTATCCTGCAGAAATCAAAAGAGTAATTTATACAACAAATGCTATTGAATCTGTTAATAGTCAATTACGAAAAGTTATTAGAAACAAAAAAGCTTTTCCTAATGATATGTCAGTTTTTAAAATATTTTATTTAGCAATTGAAAATATAACAAAAAAATGAACATTGCCTATTCAAAATTGAAATACAGCAATTGCTCATTTTATGATAAAATTTGAAGACAGAATTAATCTGAACTAG
- the trmB gene encoding tRNA (guanosine(46)-N7)-methyltransferase TrmB — MRVRNKPWAKEFILTHNNLCINDPYNYKGKWNKKIFQNKNPINIEIGSGKGNFIINLAKQNSNQNYIAIEKNISIVTILLKKLIENKLCNLKIIIEDAINLKDFFANNEINKIYLNFSDPWPKKRHFKRRLTYQKFLEIYKKILIKNGQLHFKTDNNNLFNYSLLEFQKNKWNLLEYTINLHQDNNIIKNDEAFIKTEYEEKFIKQNKNINYLLIQKNKIEV, encoded by the coding sequence ATGAGAGTAAGAAATAAGCCATGAGCAAAAGAATTTATTTTAACACATAATAATTTATGTATTAATGATCCCTATAATTACAAAGGGAAATGAAATAAAAAAATATTTCAAAATAAAAATCCAATCAATATTGAAATTGGAAGTGGCAAAGGAAATTTCATTATAAATCTTGCTAAACAAAATTCAAATCAAAATTATATTGCTATTGAAAAAAACATTTCTATTGTAACTATACTATTAAAAAAATTAATTGAAAATAAATTATGTAATTTAAAAATAATTATAGAAGATGCCATAAATTTAAAAGATTTTTTTGCCAATAATGAAATTAATAAAATTTATTTAAATTTTTCTGATCCATGACCTAAAAAAAGACATTTTAAAAGAAGATTAACATACCAAAAATTTTTAGAAATATACAAAAAAATTTTAATAAAAAATGGACAACTTCACTTTAAAACAGATAATAACAATTTATTTAATTATTCACTTTTGGAATTTCAAAAAAATAAATGAAATTTATTAGAATATACAATCAATCTACATCAAGATAATAATATAATAAAAAATGATGAAGCATTTATTAAAACTGAATATGAAGAAAAATTTATTAAACAAAATAAAAATATTAATTATTTATTAATACAAAAAAATAAAATTGAAGTTTAA
- the rpsS gene encoding 30S ribosomal protein S19 yields MSRSLKKGPFADSHLLNKVETQNKNKSKKIIQTWSRRSTIFPQFVGHTFGVHNGKTHLPVYVTEDMVGHKLGEFAPTRKFGGHGSDKKKR; encoded by the coding sequence ATGTCAAGATCTTTAAAAAAAGGACCCTTTGCTGATAGTCATTTATTAAACAAAGTGGAAACTCAAAATAAAAATAAATCAAAAAAAATTATTCAAACTTGATCTCGTCGTTCAACAATTTTCCCACAATTTGTTGGACATACATTCGGTGTACATAATGGCAAAACACATTTACCTGTATATGTAACAGAAGATATGGTTGGTCATAAATTAGGAGAATTCGCACCCACACGTAAGTTTGGTGGTCACGGTTCTGACAAGAAAAAGCGTTAG
- the rplB gene encoding 50S ribosomal protein L2, producing MAIRKINPTTAGRRNMTVLDYKQNLTIGNSPEKSLLVNLVKQAGRNNQGKITVRHQGNGHKVKYRVIDFKRNKDNVVGTVKTIEYDPNRNANICLISYLDGEKRYILAPKGTKVGDKLLSGENSDTVKIDITVGNCLPLSQIPQGTVVHNVELKPGKGGQMARSAGGSVQILGRDETAKYTLLKLTSGEVRKVLSNCRATIGTVGNDDHNLVNIGKAGRNRWKGIRPTVRGSVMNPNDHPHGGGEGKAPIGRKAPVTPWGKKALGLKTRDSKKASNKLIVRRRNATK from the coding sequence ATGGCAATTAGAAAAATTAATCCCACTACTGCAGGAAGACGTAATATGACCGTTCTGGATTACAAACAGAACTTAACTATTGGTAATAGCCCTGAAAAATCTTTATTAGTAAATTTAGTTAAACAAGCTGGTAGAAATAATCAAGGTAAAATTACAGTAAGACATCAAGGTAATGGTCATAAGGTTAAATACCGTGTTATTGATTTTAAACGTAACAAAGACAATGTAGTTGGAACAGTTAAAACAATTGAATACGATCCAAATCGTAATGCTAACATTTGTCTTATTTCTTATCTTGATGGTGAAAAGCGTTATATCTTAGCACCAAAAGGAACCAAAGTAGGAGATAAGTTATTAAGTGGTGAAAACAGTGATACTGTTAAAATTGATATTACTGTTGGTAACTGTTTACCATTATCACAAATTCCACAAGGAACAGTTGTTCATAATGTTGAATTAAAACCAGGTAAAGGTGGACAAATGGCACGAAGTGCTGGTGGTAGTGTTCAAATTCTTGGTCGTGATGAAACAGCTAAGTATACATTATTAAAATTAACATCAGGTGAAGTTAGAAAAGTATTAAGTAATTGTCGAGCTACAATTGGTACAGTTGGAAATGATGATCATAACTTAGTAAACATTGGTAAAGCGGGAAGAAATCGTTGAAAAGGAATTAGACCTACTGTTCGTGGTAGTGTTATGAATCCAAATGATCACCCACATGGTGGAGGAGAAGGTAAAGCCCCAATCGGAAGAAAAGCTCCAGTAACACCATGAGGTAAAAAAGCATTAGGTTTAAAAACTCGTGATAGTAAAAAAGCATCAAATAAATTAATTGTACGAAGAAGAAATGCAACAAAGTAG
- the rplV gene encoding 50S ribosomal protein L22, translating into MEAKAHLDKLRISPRKVRLVADLVRDNAVAKALVILAHEKKRAAQPIIKLINSAVANAANNYGMEANKLRIKEIFVNEGPTMKRFMPRAHGRAYQILKRTSKITIVVSDN; encoded by the coding sequence ATGGAAGCAAAAGCTCATTTAGATAAATTACGCATTAGTCCAAGAAAAGTGCGTTTAGTAGCCGATTTAGTTCGTGATAATGCTGTTGCCAAAGCTCTAGTAATTCTAGCTCATGAAAAAAAACGCGCAGCACAGCCAATTATAAAATTAATTAATTCAGCAGTTGCTAATGCTGCTAATAACTATGGAATGGAAGCCAACAAATTACGTATTAAGGAAATATTTGTAAATGAAGGTCCAACTATGAAAAGATTTATGCCCCGTGCTCATGGTAGAGCATATCAAATCTTAAAAAGAACAAGCAAAATCACTATCGTGGTTAGCGATAATTAG
- a CDS encoding transposase-like zinc-binding domain-containing protein gives MNKNTVKEILNNLSDKDFIEIFRENKTRIKQIEKKEKFEAVEQKFKEKGIQCPDCSSFLCTKYGSKDYKQRYKCKSCNITFHAFKNHYFYWSHLSHDQWDLLIQIATLGQSAYIISQFINTTNKTAWFNRQKFMKSTQLVKTQNQFVKLKARIEIDETFIKEIHKGNFKDPNDPRKQWIEENAKDLNCCIQMAIDENRNIYAQTTNTKRLNKKWVQENLTSKLIEENSIIVCDMQVLYDTVAKQTKSTIQQFKSKENKELNYKKLSNVSKIQSSLKEFITHYHGIGFTNIQNYLNLWKWKYQHYGLTPYQKSNVLYFSL, from the coding sequence ATGAATAAAAATACAGTAAAAGAAATTTTAAATAATTTGTCTGATAAAGATTTTATTGAGATTTTTAGAGAAAATAAAACTAGAATTAAACAAATTGAGAAAAAAGAAAAATTTGAAGCAGTCGAACAAAAATTCAAAGAGAAAGGGATTCAATGTCCAGATTGTAGTTCTTTTTTGTGTACTAAATATGGTAGTAAAGATTATAAGCAAAGATATAAATGTAAAAGTTGTAATATTACTTTTCATGCTTTTAAAAATCATTATTTTTATTGAAGTCATTTATCTCATGATCAATGAGATTTATTGATACAAATAGCTACTTTAGGTCAATCTGCTTACATTATTTCTCAATTTATTAATACTACAAATAAAACTGCCTGATTTAATCGTCAAAAATTTATGAAATCAACACAATTAGTAAAAACACAAAATCAATTTGTAAAATTAAAAGCTAGAATTGAAATTGACGAAACTTTTATCAAAGAAATTCATAAAGGAAACTTTAAAGATCCAAATGATCCAAGAAAACAATGAATTGAAGAAAATGCTAAAGATTTAAATTGTTGTATTCAAATGGCAATTGATGAAAACCGAAATATCTATGCTCAAACAACAAATACTAAAAGATTAAATAAAAAATGAGTACAAGAAAACTTAACATCGAAACTTATCGAAGAAAATTCAATTATAGTTTGTGATATGCAAGTATTATATGATACAGTAGCTAAACAAACTAAATCCACTATCCAGCAGTTTAAATCAAAAGAAAATAAAGAATTAAATTATAAAAAATTAAGTAATGTCAGTAAAATACAATCAAGTTTAAAAGAATTTATTACTCATTACCATGGCATTGGATTTACCAATATTCAAAATTACCTCAATTTATGGAAATGAAAATATCAACACTACGGATTAACCCCTTATCAAAAATCCAATGTGTTATATTTCAGTTTGTAA